From a single Cytophagia bacterium CHB2 genomic region:
- the tsaD gene encoding tRNA (adenosine(37)-N6)-threonylcarbamoyltransferase complex transferase subunit TsaD: MRLLAIETSCDETSAAVMEDDRLLSNVVSSQEIHHRYGGVVPELASRAHLEQIAPVVHMALARAQVVPQQLEAIAVTRGPGLVGSLLVGINFAKGLALDLGIPLLGINHLEGHLVSNNISADGPEPPFLVLIVSGGHSILALVENWASYRILGETQDDAAGEAFDKVARILGLPYPGGPQIEKLALNGNPRAIDFPVARLKDAPFDFSFSGLKTAVLYHVQKLSGNGAPTAGQADIAASFQQALLTALVETTARGVEHFPVKAVALAGGVACNKALRAAMTELGQQRGFRVFYPPPIYCTDNAAMIARAAMFYFANLPSALADFKNDLSPDPGLKLTSTS, from the coding sequence ATGCGTCTGCTCGCAATTGAAACTTCATGTGATGAAACCTCCGCCGCGGTGATGGAAGACGATCGCTTGCTGTCGAATGTCGTGTCCTCACAGGAGATTCATCATCGTTATGGCGGCGTCGTGCCGGAGCTGGCCTCGCGCGCGCATCTCGAACAAATCGCACCGGTTGTACACATGGCGCTTGCCCGCGCACAAGTGGTGCCGCAGCAGTTGGAAGCCATCGCCGTAACCCGCGGCCCCGGTTTGGTAGGCTCGCTGTTGGTGGGAATCAATTTCGCCAAGGGGCTGGCGCTCGATCTCGGCATTCCGCTGTTGGGCATCAATCATCTAGAAGGCCATCTCGTTTCAAATAATATTTCAGCGGATGGGCCGGAGCCGCCGTTTCTCGTGTTGATTGTCTCCGGCGGGCACAGTATTCTGGCGCTGGTGGAAAATTGGGCGAGCTATCGCATTTTGGGCGAAACCCAGGATGACGCTGCCGGCGAGGCTTTTGATAAAGTCGCGCGTATTCTTGGCCTGCCTTATCCCGGCGGACCGCAAATCGAAAAACTTGCGCTCAACGGCAATCCCCGCGCAATTGATTTTCCCGTCGCCCGCCTGAAAGACGCGCCGTTTGATTTCAGCTTTAGTGGACTTAAAACCGCTGTTTTGTATCACGTGCAGAAATTGAGCGGCAACGGCGCACCGACTGCCGGTCAAGCGGATATTGCTGCGTCGTTCCAGCAGGCGTTGCTCACGGCGTTGGTCGAAACCACAGCCCGCGGCGTTGAACATTTTCCCGTAAAAGCGGTCGCATTAGCCGGCGGCGTTGCTTGCAATAAAGCGTTGCGTGCGGCGATGACTGAACTAGGCCAGCAGCGCGGCTTTCGTGTGTTTTATCCTCCGCCAATTTACTGCACGGACAATGCCGCCATGATCGCACGCGCAGCCATGTTCTATTTTGCCAATCTCCCATCCGCGCTCGCGGATTTCAAGAATGATCTTTCCCCGGACCCGGGTCTGAAATTGACTTCGACCTCATGA
- a CDS encoding 50S ribosomal protein L9: MKVLLRQDFPTLGEAGKVVSVKDGYARNFLIPRGIAFEATPGKLNVFAEEKKRGAALKLREKKSAEVLRAKMDGVSITAAMPVGEDDRIFGSVTSQDIADLLAAKGYEVDKRKITLEEPIRALGIYEIPVKLHSEVDCKIKLWVVKQ; encoded by the coding sequence ATGAAAGTGTTATTGCGGCAGGATTTTCCCACGCTCGGGGAAGCCGGCAAAGTCGTTTCGGTCAAAGACGGCTATGCGCGCAATTTTTTGATTCCGCGCGGCATTGCGTTTGAAGCCACGCCCGGCAAGCTGAACGTTTTTGCAGAAGAGAAGAAACGCGGCGCCGCCCTGAAGCTGAGAGAGAAAAAATCCGCGGAAGTGTTGCGCGCCAAGATGGACGGCGTCTCCATCACCGCCGCCATGCCCGTCGGCGAAGACGATCGCATCTTCGGTTCGGTCACCAGTCAAGATATTGCAGATTTGCTTGCGGCCAAGGGCTATGAAGTCGACAAACGCAAAATCACCCTGGAAGAGCCGATTCGCGCGCTGGGCATCTACGAGATACCCGTTAAGTTGCACAGCGAAGTCGATTGCAAAATCAAGTTGTGGGTAGTCAAGCAATAA
- the rpsR gene encoding 30S ribosomal protein S18, with translation MLKKRRICRFCEEREIYIDYKDEKRLMRFVTEQGKIIPRRTSGTCATHQRMLVTAIKRARILALMPFVYDQVR, from the coding sequence ATGTTGAAAAAACGTCGTATTTGTCGCTTCTGCGAAGAACGCGAAATCTACATCGATTATAAAGACGAAAAGCGCCTGATGCGGTTTGTCACCGAGCAAGGCAAAATTATTCCACGGCGAACCTCCGGCACCTGTGCGACGCACCAGCGCATGCTGGTGACCGCGATCAAACGCGCCCGCATTTTGGCGCTCATGCCTTTTGTTTATGATCAGGTTCGTTAA
- a CDS encoding single-stranded DNA-binding protein: MPDINSVMIAGNLTSDPSFRRTTNGTPVANFYIASNRRFKDNTGQWRENVCYVGVVAWYKLAESCAENLHKSSAVLVDGELQSRIWKNEDGTTRNVVEIKARRIQFLNRRSEAAEATASDEEFDNVAMDDHEEPVRSHTEIVEQAPPPAAPAQKSEFNFGYDNLKL; this comes from the coding sequence ATGCCGGATATCAATTCGGTAATGATCGCAGGCAATCTCACAAGTGATCCTTCGTTCCGCAGAACGACGAATGGAACACCCGTGGCAAATTTTTATATCGCATCCAATCGCCGGTTCAAAGACAATACCGGCCAATGGCGCGAAAATGTTTGCTACGTCGGCGTTGTCGCGTGGTACAAACTCGCGGAAAGCTGCGCGGAGAATCTTCACAAAAGCAGCGCGGTTTTGGTGGATGGCGAGTTGCAGAGCCGCATCTGGAAGAATGAAGACGGCACCACCCGCAACGTCGTGGAGATCAAAGCGCGGCGAATTCAATTTCTCAATCGCCGCAGCGAAGCAGCGGAAGCCACGGCCTCAGACGAGGAATTCGATAACGTGGCGATGGACGATCATGAAGAGCCCGTTCGCAGCCACACCGAAATTGTCGAACAGGCGCCTCCTCCGGCGGCTCCGGCGCAAAAAAGTGAATTCAATTTTGGTTACGATAACCTCAAATTGTGA
- the rpsF gene encoding 30S ribosomal protein S6 has protein sequence MTLHLYETTVVVDSALRAEDLKGFSDRVASFISNNGGEVVKIEEWGKRRLAFEIKKKQYGHYLHVRFTAPAAMVALLEKEYRLNESVLRYLTIKIDPRALKKEERDSQEKAVAVAAADHPPSALADNDFPGEPLPEELNEVA, from the coding sequence TTGACGTTGCATCTCTACGAAACCACCGTTGTGGTCGATTCGGCGCTGCGCGCCGAAGATCTCAAGGGCTTCAGCGACCGCGTCGCCAGTTTCATTTCAAATAACGGCGGCGAAGTGGTCAAAATTGAAGAGTGGGGCAAGCGCCGTTTGGCCTTCGAGATCAAAAAGAAACAGTACGGCCATTATCTGCATGTCCGCTTTACGGCGCCGGCGGCGATGGTTGCGCTGCTGGAAAAAGAATATCGCCTGAACGAGTCTGTCTTACGCTATCTGACCATTAAAATCGATCCCCGCGCCCTCAAAAAAGAAGAACGCGATAGCCAGGAAAAAGCAGTAGCCGTAGCAGCAGCAGATCATCCGCCCTCCGCCCTCGCCGACAATGATTTCCCGGGAGAGCCATTGCCGGAAGAGTTGAACGAGGTCGCTTAA
- a CDS encoding aminoacyl-tRNA hydrolase: protein MSDRYLIAGLGNPGKEYGSTRHNVGFMVIDHLAERLHVSLHAGKGEYRLSDPAPIARGTREVVLLKPLTYMNNSGVAVREVAQYFKFELRHMLIILDDFQLPFGTLRIRAKGSDGGQKGLRSIIQHLGTNEFARLRLGIGNELNQNATHFVLSHFSKAERQALPGLVEKAANAALDFCAHGASYAMNHYNVKSGDL from the coding sequence ATGTCGGATAGATACTTGATCGCCGGCCTCGGCAACCCCGGCAAAGAATATGGAAGCACGCGACACAACGTCGGTTTCATGGTGATTGATCACCTCGCCGAGCGTCTGCACGTTTCACTGCATGCCGGCAAAGGCGAATATCGGCTGTCCGACCCCGCTCCAATCGCGAGGGGTACACGGGAAGTTGTTTTGCTCAAGCCGCTGACGTACATGAACAACAGCGGCGTGGCGGTGCGAGAAGTGGCGCAATACTTCAAGTTTGAATTGCGCCACATGTTGATCATACTGGATGACTTTCAATTGCCGTTTGGCACGCTCAGGATCCGCGCCAAGGGGAGTGATGGCGGGCAAAAAGGCTTGCGTTCGATTATTCAGCATCTCGGCACCAATGAATTTGCTCGATTACGCTTGGGCATCGGCAATGAGTTGAATCAAAACGCAACGCATTTCGTGCTCTCACATTTTTCCAAGGCCGAGCGTCAAGCTTTGCCCGGCTTGGTGGAAAAAGCCGCCAATGCTGCGCTTGACTTTTGCGCGCACGGGGCTTCATATGCGATGAATCATTATAATGTCAAAAGCGGCGATCTTTGA
- a CDS encoding 50S ribosomal protein L25 → MSALNVEVRNETGKQIAKRIRRDGKVPGIYYIHGENPISFSVDAKELRTALTHKSSILDVNLGQAEPAKCIIREVQWHPVSGVPLHVDLMGVRLTEEVTVEVPIVLVGSAAGAKDGGTLQQILRTLEIKCLPLDIPETINVDVSNLNIHDAIYVRDLKYEKIEILNDLEQIVVSVLAPRLEEAAAPAPAAETAEPEVIERGKKPEEEKEEAAKK, encoded by the coding sequence ATGAGCGCCTTAAACGTTGAAGTTCGCAATGAAACCGGCAAACAAATTGCCAAGCGCATCCGTCGCGACGGCAAAGTGCCGGGGATTTACTACATTCATGGCGAAAATCCCATTTCCTTCAGTGTGGACGCCAAAGAACTGCGCACCGCGCTGACGCACAAATCGAGCATCCTGGATGTGAACCTGGGCCAGGCCGAGCCGGCCAAATGCATTATTCGTGAAGTGCAGTGGCATCCGGTAAGCGGTGTGCCCTTGCACGTCGACTTGATGGGCGTTCGATTGACGGAAGAAGTTACGGTCGAAGTCCCGATTGTTCTCGTTGGTTCGGCTGCGGGCGCCAAAGACGGCGGAACCTTGCAGCAGATTTTGCGCACGCTTGAAATCAAATGCTTGCCGCTCGATATTCCAGAAACCATCAATGTGGATGTCAGTAACCTGAACATTCATGATGCCATTTATGTGCGGGATTTGAAATACGAGAAGATCGAAATTTTAAATGATCTTGAGCAAATCGTAGTCTCCGTGCTGGCGCCGCGCCTGGAAGAAGCGGCAGCCCCGGCGCCCGCGGCTGAAACGGCTGAGCCGGAAGTCATTGAGCGCGGTAAGAAGCCTGAAGAAGAAAAAGAAGAAGCCGCGAAGAAATAA
- a CDS encoding ribose-phosphate pyrophosphokinase has translation MNALLQHPRMFSGRAHPELAQKIANYLNLELGKSEFREFSDGETWVKFTENIRGQDTFIIQPTNSPARNLLELLIMLDAARRASARRITAVIPYFGYARQDRKDQPRVSITAKLVANLLTTAGADRILTMDLHAPQLQGFFDIPVDHLYSATVFVEYLQKIKIPNLVVVAPDLGGTHMARAYAKRLQAPIAIVDKRRSGPNMVEVMNVIGHVEGMNVLIIDDICDTAGTLTNAAARLKDMGAQQIFVACTHAILSGPAVTRIMKSPIDQMIVTDTVQIHPNKMIDKIKVLTVAELFGRAIMRIHNEESISSLFD, from the coding sequence ATGAATGCTCTGCTTCAACATCCACGCATGTTTTCTGGTCGGGCGCATCCCGAGTTGGCGCAAAAAATCGCCAATTACTTGAATCTGGAGCTCGGCAAAAGCGAATTCCGCGAGTTTAGCGACGGCGAGACCTGGGTTAAGTTTACGGAAAATATTCGCGGTCAGGATACCTTCATCATCCAGCCGACGAATTCACCGGCGCGCAATCTGTTGGAGCTGTTGATCATGCTCGATGCCGCGCGCCGCGCTTCGGCGCGACGGATCACCGCCGTGATTCCGTATTTTGGCTATGCGCGCCAGGATCGCAAAGATCAGCCGCGCGTCTCAATCACGGCGAAGCTGGTCGCCAATCTGTTGACAACGGCAGGCGCGGATCGCATTCTGACCATGGATTTGCACGCGCCGCAGTTGCAGGGGTTCTTTGATATTCCCGTCGATCATCTTTATTCGGCAACGGTGTTTGTTGAATACTTGCAGAAAATCAAAATTCCGAATCTCGTCGTCGTCGCCCCGGATTTGGGCGGCACACACATGGCGCGCGCTTACGCCAAGCGCTTGCAAGCGCCCATCGCGATTGTAGACAAGCGGCGTTCCGGCCCCAACATGGTTGAGGTGATGAACGTGATCGGACATGTCGAGGGCATGAACGTTTTGATTATTGATGATATTTGCGATACGGCGGGAACGTTGACCAACGCCGCAGCCCGGCTGAAGGATATGGGCGCGCAGCAAATTTTCGTGGCTTGCACGCACGCAATTCTCTCCGGCCCGGCCGTTACACGCATAATGAAATCACCCATTGATCAGATGATCGTCACGGATACGGTGCAAATTCATCCCAATAAGATGATCGACAAGATCAAAGTTCTCACGGTGGCCGAGCTTTTCGGCCGCGCGATCATGCGCATACACAATGAAGAATCGATTAGCTCGTTATTCGATTAG
- a CDS encoding septation protein SpoVG — translation MEITEITVSVRDEDKLKAFVNVTFDDCFVVRGMKVIKGVTGYFVSMPSRKMNDGTFRDIAHPITNEFREKLEKAVLEKYKQESRRDGRRPSKNDDEFF, via the coding sequence ATGGAAATAACTGAAATCACGGTCAGTGTCCGTGATGAAGATAAGTTAAAAGCGTTTGTAAATGTAACGTTTGATGATTGTTTTGTTGTGCGCGGGATGAAAGTGATCAAAGGCGTGACGGGTTATTTTGTAAGCATGCCGAGCCGTAAAATGAATGACGGCACGTTTCGCGACATCGCGCATCCCATCACGAATGAATTTCGCGAAAAATTAGAAAAAGCGGTTTTAGAAAAATATAAACAGGAATCTCGTCGCGACGGTCGCCGGCCGAGCAAGAACGATGACGAATTCTTCTAA
- the ispE gene encoding 4-(cytidine 5'-diphospho)-2-C-methyl-D-erythritol kinase: MKSVRVDAYAKINLGLRIVGRRADGYHDIETRFLQVSLADSLFFEANDTDEMELSCNWPEIPCDRSNLCSRAYQLLRLLVDCRMGIKLHIEKKIPTGAGLGGGSSDAAVTLITLNNLFNLDLDLQVLESLGQRIGSDVPFFLRGGFCEGRGRGEILAPIDKLPQFWVVLVSPNVSISTAWAYQNLKFGLTNEQKSSTFSVFKKEMPEVGNAKWWGENDFEGIVFDKYDELAKIKEELLKGGAFAANMTGSGSTIYGLFRSFELAQQNQQRFQFNYKSFLARPLKWGKKEVDDYVLQSVSGV, encoded by the coding sequence ATGAAGAGCGTGAGAGTTGACGCGTACGCCAAAATCAATTTAGGCCTCCGCATCGTCGGGCGGCGCGCCGATGGCTATCATGATATCGAAACACGATTTTTGCAGGTCAGCCTGGCGGATTCTTTGTTCTTTGAAGCGAATGATACCGATGAAATGGAGCTAAGCTGCAACTGGCCCGAGATTCCCTGCGACCGGTCGAATCTGTGCAGCCGCGCTTACCAGCTTTTGAGGTTACTGGTTGATTGCCGTATGGGCATCAAGCTTCACATTGAAAAAAAAATTCCCACCGGAGCGGGGCTGGGCGGTGGAAGCAGCGACGCGGCGGTAACGCTGATAACCTTGAATAATTTGTTTAATCTTGATTTAGATCTGCAAGTTTTGGAGAGTCTAGGGCAAAGAATTGGCTCCGATGTTCCCTTTTTTCTTCGCGGAGGGTTCTGCGAAGGCCGCGGTCGCGGAGAAATTCTCGCACCGATTGACAAGTTGCCGCAATTCTGGGTCGTACTTGTCTCACCGAATGTATCCATTTCAACCGCTTGGGCTTATCAAAATCTTAAATTCGGCTTGACAAACGAACAAAAGAGTAGTACATTCAGCGTTTTCAAAAAAGAAATGCCTGAGGTAGGCAACGCTAAATGGTGGGGAGAGAATGATTTTGAGGGAATTGTTTTCGATAAGTATGACGAATTAGCTAAGATTAAAGAAGAATTGTTAAAGGGCGGGGCTTTCGCTGCCAATATGACAGGAAGCGGATCGACGATTTACGGTTTATTTCGTTCATTCGAGCTAGCTCAACAGAATCAACAGCGGTTTCAGTTCAACTATAAATCCTTTTTAGCGCGACCACTGAAATGGGGGAAAAAGGAAGTTGACGATTATGTTCTGCAGAGCGTTTCTGGTGTGTAG
- a CDS encoding BMC domain-containing protein yields MAERALGMVETRGLVAALEVADAMSKAADVVLLGKEITDAALVTIKVAGEVGAVKAAVEAGVKAAAKIGEVVATHIIPNPHQEVEANLYSKEERAKLRT; encoded by the coding sequence ATGGCTGAACGCGCGCTGGGAATGGTCGAGACTCGCGGCTTGGTGGCTGCGCTCGAAGTGGCAGATGCCATGAGTAAAGCGGCAGACGTGGTGTTGCTCGGCAAAGAGATCACAGATGCGGCATTGGTGACCATTAAAGTCGCAGGCGAGGTCGGCGCCGTCAAAGCGGCGGTGGAAGCGGGTGTCAAAGCGGCTGCGAAAATCGGCGAAGTGGTGGCGACGCATATCATCCCCAATCCGCATCAGGAAGTGGAAGCAAATTTGTATTCCAAAGAAGAGCGTGCGAAATTGCGTACGTGA
- the eutM gene encoding ethanolamine utilization microcompartment protein EutM translates to MSLDALGMIETRGLVGAIEAADAMVKAAKVTLIGKEKIGGGYVTVMVRGDVGAVKAATDAGAAAAEKVGELISVHVIPRPHADVELILPKRTELVSES, encoded by the coding sequence ATGAGCCTTGATGCGCTGGGAATGATCGAAACGCGTGGACTCGTAGGCGCTATCGAAGCTGCTGACGCCATGGTGAAAGCGGCGAAGGTGACGTTGATCGGCAAAGAAAAAATCGGCGGCGGCTACGTGACGGTGATGGTGCGCGGCGACGTGGGCGCGGTCAAGGCCGCGACGGACGCGGGCGCAGCAGCGGCGGAGAAAGTCGGCGAATTGATTTCGGTGCACGTCATTCCGCGGCCGCATGCCGATGTCGAGTTGATTCTTCCGAAACGGACCGAGCTGGTCAGTGAATCTTAA
- a CDS encoding UDP-2,3-diacylglucosamine diphosphatase: MPQYFLFSDAHLGAPGRPDDHQREQRIIDFLHHVKQTGDGLFIVGDLFDFWFEYRHAIPNRHFAVLAKLYELRQAGMPIDYLAGNHDLWVGDYFRTQIGLTLHAEGITRELCGYRCFITHGDGAAKRDSGYRLLKRIMKHPVNIFLYRLLTPDLGVPLAKSMSHTSRTLVRSDARWERDYRAYATNKLAEGYDVVMMGHTHQPKVEQINGKTFINLGDWMTHFTYCKIDEHGPQLLKWNETIASPAQAARRRVQA; encoded by the coding sequence ATGCCGCAATATTTTCTTTTTTCGGACGCCCACTTGGGAGCGCCCGGTCGCCCAGATGATCATCAGCGAGAACAAAGAATCATTGACTTTTTGCACCATGTCAAGCAAACGGGCGACGGATTGTTCATTGTCGGTGATTTGTTTGATTTTTGGTTTGAATACCGGCATGCCATTCCCAACCGCCATTTTGCAGTTCTGGCAAAGTTATATGAGCTGCGGCAAGCCGGCATGCCGATTGATTATCTTGCGGGCAATCACGATTTGTGGGTGGGCGATTATTTCCGCACACAAATCGGCCTCACCCTTCACGCCGAAGGTATTACGCGCGAGTTGTGCGGGTATCGCTGTTTTATTACGCACGGCGACGGCGCGGCCAAACGCGATTCCGGTTACCGGCTGCTGAAACGAATCATGAAACATCCGGTCAATATTTTTTTGTATCGTTTGCTGACGCCGGATCTCGGTGTGCCGCTCGCGAAAAGCATGTCGCACACCAGCCGCACGCTGGTGCGGAGCGATGCGCGCTGGGAGCGTGACTACCGCGCGTATGCCACGAACAAGCTGGCGGAAGGCTACGATGTTGTGATGATGGGGCACACGCATCAACCGAAAGTCGAGCAAATCAACGGCAAAACATTCATCAATCTCGGGGATTGGATGACCCACTTTACCTACTGCAAAATCGATGAGCACGGGCCGCAATTGCTGAAATGGAATGAAACGATTGCTTCACCGGCGCAAGCCGCGCGGCGTCGCGTGCAAGCATGA
- a CDS encoding PBP1A family penicillin-binding protein: MTDSSRTLASKTTWMILGALVFLIGLPTAIYLYDLSQDLPNPSQFESYKPKLGSEVYSSDGKLIKEFFEERRSFTPLDQMPAHLKRALLATEDRNFYNHWGVNTMRIAQALAIDLIYLEKRQGASTLAQQLARMMYLTPEKTVSRKIKEALTAIQLERTYTKDEILEMYLNHVYLGHGTYGVQMAAQRYFGKNVQDVDIHEGATLVALAQRPEPLSPIRNPTGCQARRNLVLRNMYTTGALSAADLQRYQDMPLGVHSTMSNEYYGTARYFTEHVRQLLWQKYGRDILTEGFKIYTTLDSRVQHLADQLIQKQLHEVQSQVNKNLIRKREHLKMINPAMLDSLGLTMQQFVADSTAINSFLSSKRPVQVAFVCIETKTGYVRAMIGGRDFDESKYNRVIQAQRQPGSAFKPFVYATVIDNGYLPTYEVLNQPIVVKQADGSEWRPQNFDGSIGGFVTLREALARSLNLPTVRLVQQIANPATVVKYAQKMGLTTNIPAYESIALGAGEVIPIEITSAYSAFPNQGVRMEPLFITRVEDKDGNVIEDNRPHGNEVLSKETATIMTDMMRSVLDYHAGPGRFGTGVGARSRYGFTRPAGGKSGTTNDYRDTWFIGYTPQLTTGVWVGFDRQDMSFEKGTGSSICLPIWAPFMKAAHDTLGLPVVDFNQPPTVLRLEICTISKELANEECPSTTFAVFKAGTEPKTRCHIHQGRERTPRRRSAHRT; encoded by the coding sequence ATGACTGATTCTTCCCGCACACTCGCTTCCAAAACAACGTGGATGATTTTGGGTGCGCTTGTTTTTCTCATCGGCCTGCCGACCGCCATATACCTATACGATCTCAGCCAGGATTTACCGAACCCGAGCCAGTTCGAAAGCTACAAACCCAAACTGGGCTCCGAAGTTTACTCCAGCGACGGCAAGCTGATCAAAGAATTTTTTGAAGAGCGCCGCTCGTTCACACCGCTCGATCAGATGCCGGCACACCTCAAACGCGCGCTGTTGGCCACCGAAGATCGCAATTTCTACAATCATTGGGGCGTGAACACCATGCGCATCGCGCAAGCTCTGGCAATCGACTTGATTTATCTCGAGAAGCGCCAGGGCGCCAGCACGCTGGCGCAGCAGCTTGCGCGTATGATGTATTTGACGCCGGAAAAAACCGTGTCGCGCAAGATCAAAGAAGCGTTGACCGCGATTCAACTCGAGCGAACTTACACCAAAGACGAAATTCTCGAGATGTATCTCAATCACGTTTACCTCGGGCACGGAACCTACGGCGTGCAAATGGCGGCACAACGCTACTTTGGCAAGAATGTGCAAGACGTCGATATCCACGAGGGCGCTACATTAGTGGCATTGGCGCAACGGCCCGAACCGCTGTCCCCGATCCGCAACCCCACGGGATGTCAAGCGCGCCGCAATCTAGTGTTGCGCAACATGTACACCACCGGCGCCCTGTCCGCCGCAGATTTGCAGCGCTATCAAGACATGCCGCTGGGCGTGCATTCGACAATGTCAAATGAATACTATGGCACGGCGCGATATTTCACCGAACATGTGCGGCAATTGTTATGGCAAAAATATGGCCGCGATATTCTCACCGAGGGTTTCAAGATTTACACCACGCTCGACTCGCGCGTACAACATCTTGCGGATCAACTCATTCAAAAACAGTTGCACGAAGTGCAGAGCCAGGTCAACAAGAATTTGATTCGCAAACGTGAACACTTGAAAATGATCAACCCGGCCATGTTAGATAGCCTGGGCTTAACGATGCAGCAGTTCGTCGCAGATTCCACCGCGATCAATAGTTTTCTCAGCAGCAAACGGCCGGTGCAAGTGGCGTTTGTGTGCATCGAAACCAAAACCGGCTATGTCCGCGCCATGATCGGTGGCCGCGATTTCGATGAGAGCAAGTATAATCGCGTGATTCAAGCGCAGCGCCAACCCGGCTCCGCGTTCAAGCCTTTCGTTTATGCCACGGTCATCGACAATGGTTATCTGCCGACCTACGAGGTGCTGAATCAACCCATCGTTGTCAAGCAAGCCGACGGCTCAGAATGGCGGCCGCAAAATTTCGACGGTTCCATTGGCGGTTTTGTAACCTTGCGCGAGGCCCTGGCGCGCTCGCTGAATTTGCCGACCGTGCGGCTGGTGCAGCAAATCGCAAATCCCGCAACCGTGGTCAAATACGCCCAAAAAATGGGATTGACCACCAACATTCCGGCCTATGAATCAATCGCGCTCGGCGCCGGCGAAGTGATTCCGATTGAAATCACCTCGGCTTATTCGGCCTTTCCCAATCAAGGGGTGCGCATGGAGCCGCTGTTCATCACTCGCGTCGAGGATAAAGACGGCAACGTTATCGAAGACAATCGCCCGCACGGCAATGAAGTTTTGAGCAAGGAAACCGCGACCATCATGACCGACATGATGCGTTCGGTGCTGGATTATCATGCCGGCCCCGGCCGCTTTGGCACCGGCGTCGGCGCGCGCAGCCGATACGGTTTCACCCGCCCGGCCGGCGGCAAATCCGGAACCACCAATGATTATCGCGATACCTGGTTTATCGGTTATACGCCGCAATTGACTACCGGCGTATGGGTGGGATTTGATCGGCAGGATATGTCGTTCGAAAAGGGTACGGGGTCGTCCATCTGTCTGCCGATTTGGGCGCCGTTCATGAAAGCTGCGCACGACACCCTCGGGCTTCCTGTGGTGGATTTCAATCAACCCCCAACCGTTTTGCGGCTGGAAATCTGCACCATTTCAAAAGAATTGGCCAACGAAGAGTGCCCGAGCACAACGTTTGCTGTTTTCAAAGCCGGCACGGAACCCAAGACGCGCTGCCATATTCATCAAGGCCGGGAACGGACCCCGCGGCGGCGCTCGGCACATCGCACGTAA
- a CDS encoding DUF4097 domain-containing protein, with protein MKKSFNIKRALRAAALAAAVLFSINACDIHHGIDAGGDATVTESFSFQVNVASQSQLRLEGVNGPIDLVGAPGATTVEIWGKRRVTSESEEDARAYLRNLEVRVSDSNDEIFVQTVQPQNTHGRSLEVVYHVRMPGNWRAIIKNANGNVLVDSLQNQATVAIANGNVELHEIAGAVKAELTNGNMALTGVRGSVRAELINGNVFVETILPKNGACELKTVNGTLGLQIPKVTSAEFDAEVSNGTINLVGLTLQATTSSPKALHGRLGSGEGSIKLNTVNGNIQVAGY; from the coding sequence ATGAAGAAATCATTCAATATAAAACGCGCGCTGCGCGCCGCGGCGCTTGCCGCCGCCGTTCTGTTTTCAATTAACGCTTGCGATATTCATCATGGCATCGATGCCGGCGGTGACGCCACGGTAACCGAATCGTTCTCCTTTCAAGTGAATGTGGCGAGCCAAAGCCAGTTGCGTTTGGAAGGCGTCAACGGCCCGATTGATCTGGTGGGCGCGCCGGGCGCAACCACAGTGGAAATCTGGGGCAAGCGCCGCGTCACTTCCGAAAGCGAAGAAGATGCCCGGGCTTATTTGCGCAATCTCGAAGTGCGGGTGAGCGACAGTAATGACGAGATTTTCGTGCAAACGGTTCAACCGCAAAACACGCACGGCCGCAGCCTCGAAGTGGTTTATCACGTGCGCATGCCCGGCAACTGGCGGGCGATCATCAAAAACGCCAACGGCAATGTTCTGGTGGATTCGCTGCAAAACCAGGCGACGGTCGCCATCGCCAATGGCAATGTGGAATTGCATGAAATTGCCGGCGCAGTCAAGGCGGAATTGACCAACGGCAACATGGCGCTGACCGGCGTGCGCGGCAGTGTGCGTGCGGAATTGATCAACGGCAATGTTTTTGTCGAAACGATTTTGCCGAAGAACGGCGCCTGCGAGTTGAAAACCGTGAACGGCACGCTCGGTTTGCAAATTCCCAAAGTCACTTCAGCAGAGTTTGATGCGGAAGTCTCGAATGGCACGATCAATTTGGTGGGATTGACGTTGCAGGCAACAACGAGTTCGCCGAAAGCCCTGCACGGCCGTCTCGGCAGCGGTGAAGGCAGCATTAAGTTGAACACGGTGAATGGCAATATTCAGGTCGCGGGATATTGA